The Metabacillus sediminilitoris genome window below encodes:
- a CDS encoding bifunctional 4-hydroxy-2-oxoglutarate aldolase/2-dehydro-3-deoxy-phosphogluconate aldolase, with product MSNNLQFLQKEKIVAIIRGISYENSHETAQALLDGGIKLLEVTLNTDRAFNMIADLKESYDDKLCIGAGTVMNIQMAKDAIAAGAEYLVSPNLDEAVIDYGIAHGVDVWPGTFTPTEIVRAYQAGATAVKVFPIDSLGVNYVKNVRGPINHIPMMVTGGVDINNINDYLSAGAIAVGLGGNLVNKQFIHDKRFTEITELAKQFVQKVQEGKAVTTVPSHANY from the coding sequence ATGTCTAACAATTTGCAATTTCTTCAAAAGGAAAAAATCGTTGCAATTATTAGGGGAATTTCATATGAAAACAGCCATGAAACAGCACAAGCCTTGTTAGATGGCGGGATAAAACTTCTAGAGGTCACATTAAATACAGACCGGGCATTTAACATGATCGCGGATCTTAAGGAATCATATGATGACAAGCTTTGTATTGGAGCAGGGACGGTCATGAATATACAGATGGCTAAGGATGCGATTGCTGCTGGTGCAGAATATTTAGTCTCACCAAATTTAGATGAAGCAGTCATTGATTATGGTATCGCACATGGTGTGGATGTATGGCCTGGGACATTTACTCCAACTGAAATCGTTCGCGCGTACCAAGCTGGTGCTACAGCCGTAAAAGTATTCCCAATCGATTCATTAGGTGTGAATTATGTGAAAAATGTTCGGGGACCAATTAATCATATCCCAATGATGGTTACTGGCGGTGTCGATATCAATAACATCAACGACTATTTATCTGCAGGTGCAATTGCTGTAGGTTTAGGAGGAAATCTTGTCAATAAACAATTCATACATGACAAGAGATTTACTGAAATCACAGAGCTGGCAAAACAGTTTGTCCAAAAGGTACAGGAGGGGAAAGCTGTTACAACCGTTCCCTCCCATGCAAATTATTGA
- a CDS encoding sugar phosphate isomerase/epimerase family protein: MKNIIVPLNAFNRNEVLEKGQEAFVEMIALAGAYGIEIRRELFLNHHQSLEELKTEIDKYQLFTVFSAPVEAWNSASELNKEDLLRTFNEAKRLGAPWVKVSLGHYHRDRSDLAELKELLSQHSHIQLFIENDQTMYGGHVDSLKRFFESAHQLEVPVMMTFDSGNWYYTKQLVPHALEQLAPYVGYLHLKHVEKHGQVLVTLPLPSEQDTEWRRIVKEFPRNVKKAIEFPIDPITKIAHYIEMVEEKERMEGGGILWNN; encoded by the coding sequence ATGAAAAATATTATTGTTCCTTTAAATGCTTTTAATAGAAATGAAGTGTTAGAGAAAGGGCAAGAGGCGTTTGTGGAAATGATTGCCCTTGCCGGAGCGTACGGCATTGAAATTCGCCGAGAATTGTTTTTAAATCATCATCAGTCATTAGAAGAGCTAAAAACAGAGATTGATAAATATCAATTATTTACTGTATTTTCAGCTCCAGTGGAAGCATGGAATAGTGCTAGTGAGTTGAACAAAGAAGATCTTTTACGTACGTTTAATGAAGCGAAAAGACTTGGTGCTCCATGGGTAAAAGTGTCTTTAGGACATTATCACCGTGATCGATCAGACCTTGCCGAGTTAAAAGAACTTCTGTCCCAGCACAGTCACATCCAGTTGTTTATTGAAAACGACCAAACAATGTATGGCGGACATGTAGACTCTTTGAAGAGATTTTTTGAAAGCGCTCATCAGCTTGAAGTGCCTGTCATGATGACATTTGACAGCGGAAATTGGTATTATACGAAGCAGCTTGTCCCACATGCGCTTGAACAGCTTGCACCATATGTCGGTTATCTCCATCTCAAGCATGTGGAAAAACATGGTCAGGTGCTTGTCACACTGCCGCTTCCAAGCGAGCAAGACACAGAGTGGAGAAGAATTGTAAAAGAATTTCCACGCAATGTAAAAAAAGCAATCGAGTTTCCAATTGATCCTATTACTAAAATCGCACATTATATTGAAATGGTCGAAGAAAAAGAGAGAATGGAAGGCGGGGGAATCCTATGGAACAACTAG
- a CDS encoding alpha/beta hydrolase translates to MKHIFQKGNDPTKPVLLVLHGTGGNELDMLPIAGRIDADASVLSVRGNVLENGMPRFFRRLAEGVFDEEDLIFRTKELHDFLDEAAEKYQFDRDNIVAIGYSNGANIAGSLLFHYENALKGAILHHPMVPRRGVELPNLEGKSIFIGAGSNDPMCSPEESTELQSLLESANANVHLHWENWGHQLTVSELEAAKKWYEETIK, encoded by the coding sequence ATGAAACATATTTTTCAAAAAGGAAATGATCCTACAAAACCGGTTTTGCTTGTCCTGCACGGTACAGGGGGAAATGAATTAGACATGCTGCCGATTGCAGGCAGAATTGATGCGGATGCATCTGTACTAAGTGTTCGAGGAAATGTCCTTGAAAATGGCATGCCTCGTTTCTTTCGCAGATTAGCAGAAGGTGTTTTTGATGAAGAAGATCTCATCTTCCGAACAAAAGAATTACATGATTTTTTAGATGAAGCGGCAGAGAAGTATCAGTTTGATCGGGATAATATCGTAGCGATTGGCTATTCAAATGGAGCAAATATTGCAGGAAGTTTATTATTTCACTATGAAAATGCGTTAAAAGGTGCTATTTTACATCATCCAATGGTTCCAAGAAGAGGCGTCGAATTACCGAACTTAGAAGGAAAATCGATCTTTATAGGCGCTGGGTCAAATGATCCGATGTGCTCACCTGAGGAATCTACTGAACTTCAATCACTATTAGAGAGTGCGAATGCAAACGTTCATTTGCATTGGGAAAATTGGGGGCATCAGCTAACAGTTAGTGAACTTGAAGCGGCGAAAAAATGGTATGAAGAAACGATAAAATAA
- a CDS encoding 3'-5' exonuclease yields MADIKQMIFFDFEMLCSDNGMAYDMMEAIRLGAVKYDLETESITYFDRYIRPENQEPLSDFCKALTGIDDQDLVGANDFATVFEEFLAWVGGIKKSQYFSWSPSDLTRLKIDAEKHEIPLRTITKIEKRYIDFQAVFKKRVANNNVSVEDALALYGLEFSGEKHHPMYDAYNTLRIYLQFLHEPVQSDLIMLKQFILEDELTSFEKEHLNQILAAHIKFDINLLVNQIRDVYRLRDVKKLFKPINRIVVKYENVIMNRSGIFTDENVRHAELLSTFYHELLQSYEEHVSYRSKIMILNEYLLRPLHVITSK; encoded by the coding sequence ATGGCTGACATTAAACAAATGATCTTTTTTGATTTTGAAATGCTTTGTTCTGACAATGGTATGGCTTACGATATGATGGAAGCCATTCGATTAGGTGCAGTTAAGTATGATCTTGAAACAGAGAGCATCACCTATTTTGACCGATATATTCGCCCTGAAAATCAGGAACCCTTATCAGATTTTTGTAAAGCATTAACAGGAATTGATGATCAAGATTTAGTTGGTGCAAATGATTTTGCGACTGTTTTTGAAGAATTTCTAGCGTGGGTTGGCGGGATAAAAAAATCACAGTATTTCTCTTGGTCACCTAGTGATTTGACTAGACTTAAAATCGATGCAGAGAAACATGAGATCCCGCTTCGTACGATTACGAAGATTGAAAAACGTTATATAGATTTTCAAGCTGTTTTTAAGAAACGAGTTGCAAATAACAATGTTTCTGTTGAAGATGCACTTGCTTTATATGGACTGGAATTTAGCGGAGAAAAACATCATCCAATGTATGATGCTTATAATACGTTACGCATTTATTTGCAGTTTTTACATGAACCGGTTCAATCAGATCTTATTATGTTAAAGCAGTTTATTCTTGAAGATGAGTTAACTTCTTTTGAGAAGGAGCATCTAAATCAAATACTAGCCGCTCACATCAAATTTGATATCAATTTACTAGTAAATCAAATTCGCGATGTTTACCGTTTAAGAGATGTAAAAAAATTATTTAAACCAATCAATAGAATCGTAGTAAAATATGAAAATGTCATCATGAATCGTTCGGGAATATTTACAGACGAGAACGTAAGACATGCCGAGCTGCTATCGACATTTTATCATGAGCTGCTTCAATCATATGAGGAACATGTTTCATATCGTTCTAAAATCATGATCTTAAACGAATATTTACTGCGACCATTACATGTGATTACTTCAAAATAA
- the hxlA gene encoding 3-hexulose-6-phosphate synthase — protein MNIQLALDRFSVEEAIRIAKNAEDFVDWIEVGTSLIKEYGVESVRKIKNAFPNKVIVADCKTIDNAYYEFDMCFQAGADIATVMGVSPAATIKACIETANTFNKKVMIDLLNTTEEQKKELFQYKEAIFCDHVSKDEQEMTGKKNILTKQADDPLLQFAVAGGISLDTIEHFKDRMPSVVIIGSAITKAVDQRIAAEQFKKIILQWNEENQYENNR, from the coding sequence ATGAATATTCAACTGGCTTTAGACCGTTTTTCTGTAGAAGAAGCAATTAGAATTGCAAAAAACGCTGAGGATTTCGTTGATTGGATTGAAGTTGGAACTTCGCTCATAAAAGAATACGGTGTGGAAAGTGTACGGAAGATCAAAAATGCCTTTCCTAATAAAGTCATCGTCGCAGATTGTAAAACGATCGATAACGCTTATTACGAATTTGACATGTGTTTTCAAGCAGGAGCTGACATTGCAACTGTGATGGGGGTATCACCTGCAGCAACAATTAAAGCGTGTATAGAAACAGCAAATACATTTAATAAAAAAGTGATGATTGATTTATTAAACACAACAGAAGAACAGAAAAAAGAGTTATTTCAATACAAAGAAGCGATTTTCTGTGATCATGTTAGCAAAGACGAGCAAGAGATGACAGGAAAGAAAAACATCCTAACAAAACAAGCTGATGATCCTTTATTACAGTTTGCGGTTGCCGGAGGGATCAGTCTTGATACGATTGAACATTTCAAGGATCGAATGCCATCTGTCGTCATTATCGGATCAGCCATTACAAAAGCTGTAGATCAACGTATTGCAGCCGAACAATTTAAAAAGATTATTTTGCAATGGAACGAGGAGAATCAATATGAAAACAACAGATAA
- a CDS encoding MFS transporter, giving the protein MNQSKLWTKDFIILSAASFFIALTFYLLMTSLTVYAIEQFNASTSMAGLASSIFIIGALVFRVFAGKYIEFIGRNKMYYGGLLLFMIASILYFIVDNMSMLLFVRFLHGAAFGLSATAMSVAVMDIIPNERRGEGTSYYSMSIVLATAVGPFLGLFISQHASFTMIFVVCLLFSVISIVISLFAHIPEAKLAKAQLDEMKGFQVTDFFEKRALPISAIIGIIAFCYSSILSFLSAYATEIELTEAASYFYIVYAVFILISRPFTGRLLDKRGDNVVIYPAILLLGIGFIIFSGAHHHFTILLAGALIALGFGTLQSCCQAIAVNEALPHRIGLAISTYFIFMDAGMGIGPFLLGFIIPVFGFRGMYTALALIVFVCIFLYYVLHGKKKSMNKEYSQAS; this is encoded by the coding sequence ATGAATCAATCAAAATTATGGACAAAAGACTTCATCATTCTTTCTGCCGCTAGTTTTTTTATTGCGTTAACTTTTTATTTATTAATGACATCGCTTACCGTTTATGCGATCGAACAATTCAACGCATCTACTAGCATGGCAGGTCTTGCTTCAAGTATTTTCATTATTGGTGCGTTAGTTTTTAGGGTTTTTGCAGGTAAATATATTGAATTCATCGGACGCAATAAAATGTATTACGGTGGTTTGCTGTTATTTATGATTGCCTCAATCCTATATTTTATAGTAGATAATATGAGCATGCTTTTATTCGTTCGTTTTCTACATGGTGCCGCATTCGGACTTTCAGCAACAGCTATGTCAGTCGCTGTTATGGATATAATACCAAATGAACGTCGCGGCGAAGGAACGAGTTATTATTCGATGAGTATCGTGCTCGCAACAGCAGTCGGCCCCTTCTTAGGACTTTTTATAAGCCAGCATGCGAGCTTTACAATGATCTTTGTTGTCTGTCTGCTTTTTTCTGTGATTAGTATAGTTATTTCATTATTTGCCCATATACCTGAAGCGAAATTAGCAAAAGCTCAGCTTGATGAGATGAAAGGCTTTCAAGTAACAGACTTTTTTGAAAAAAGAGCGTTGCCTATTTCGGCGATAATTGGAATCATTGCTTTTTGTTACTCAAGTATTTTGTCATTCCTTTCCGCATATGCAACTGAAATCGAATTAACAGAGGCAGCGAGCTACTTTTATATTGTCTATGCAGTTTTCATTTTAATATCAAGACCTTTTACTGGGAGGTTATTAGATAAAAGAGGGGATAATGTTGTCATCTATCCAGCCATCCTGCTGTTAGGGATTGGATTTATTATTTTTAGTGGAGCACATCATCATTTTACGATTCTTCTAGCTGGTGCGCTTATTGCACTTGGATTTGGTACATTGCAGTCATGCTGTCAAGCGATTGCTGTAAATGAAGCACTCCCTCATCGAATTGGTCTTGCTATCTCAACTTATTTTATTTTCATGGATGCAGGCATGGGGATCGGTCCATTTCTTTTGGGATTTATTATCCCGGTTTTTGGTTTTCGAGGAATGTACACAGCATTAGCATTGATCGTCTTTGTTTGTATCTTTTTATATTATGTTTTACATGGAAAAAAGAAATCAATGAATAAAGAATATTCTCAAGCAAGTTGA
- a CDS encoding VOC family protein translates to MVPKCALLFWENRLETFKIKYAKMERFGEHYLQFDVPHGLHLEMVERDEGEQNTWKFSGITSDVAIRGFAELSLFLLSHSKQ, encoded by the coding sequence GTGGTGCCAAAGTGTGCACTGTTATTTTGGGAAAACAGATTAGAGACGTTTAAGATCAAATATGCGAAAATGGAGAGATTTGGTGAGCATTATTTGCAATTTGATGTTCCGCACGGACTTCATTTAGAGATGGTGGAAAGAGATGAAGGGGAACAAAATACATGGAAGTTTAGCGGTATTACATCTGATGTAGCTATTAGGGGATTTGCGGAGCTATCCTTATTCCTGCTCAGCCATTCAAAACAGTAG
- a CDS encoding sugar kinase: MEQLDVITFGEAMAMFMANEQGPLHEVNQYTRSLAGAETNVAIGLARLGFSSGWASKVGNDSFGKYIIQRLKEENVHIGHVLVDGNYPTGFQVKSKVVVGDPEVQYFRKGSAASQMDVSDLKEDYFLQARHMHITGIPLALSDQMREFAQYALELMNKNNRTVSFDPNLRPTLWKSKREMINKINEIAYKSDTLLPGLAEGEILTGFSDPQDIASFYLDKGVKLVIIKLGEEGAFYKTAAEEGFVKGFPVENVIDTVGAGDGFAVGVLSGLVEGHSVEKAVMRGNAIGALAVQSPGDHDGYPTRKQLEVYMKQQLEGVK, encoded by the coding sequence ATGGAACAACTAGATGTTATTACCTTCGGGGAAGCGATGGCAATGTTTATGGCAAATGAACAAGGCCCATTGCATGAAGTGAATCAGTACACACGCAGCCTGGCAGGTGCAGAAACAAATGTAGCCATTGGTCTTGCCCGATTAGGGTTCAGCTCAGGCTGGGCAAGCAAAGTTGGCAATGATTCGTTCGGAAAATACATTATTCAAAGATTGAAAGAAGAAAACGTTCATATCGGTCATGTTTTAGTGGATGGAAACTATCCCACAGGGTTTCAAGTGAAATCAAAAGTAGTTGTAGGTGATCCAGAGGTACAATATTTTCGAAAAGGATCTGCAGCAAGTCAGATGGATGTTTCTGATTTAAAAGAAGACTATTTTTTACAAGCCCGACACATGCATATAACTGGAATTCCACTAGCATTATCAGATCAAATGAGAGAATTCGCACAATATGCTCTCGAGCTGATGAATAAGAATAATCGCACGGTTTCATTTGATCCAAATTTACGTCCAACATTATGGAAGTCAAAACGAGAAATGATTAATAAAATAAACGAAATCGCGTATAAATCAGATACTTTACTACCGGGTTTAGCAGAAGGAGAAATTTTAACAGGATTCAGCGATCCTCAGGATATTGCCTCCTTTTATTTAGATAAAGGTGTTAAACTAGTCATTATTAAGCTTGGTGAAGAAGGTGCTTTCTATAAAACAGCAGCTGAAGAAGGATTTGTTAAAGGATTTCCAGTTGAAAACGTCATTGATACAGTCGGTGCTGGAGATGGATTTGCCGTAGGTGTCCTCAGTGGCTTAGTAGAAGGTCATTCCGTTGAAAAGGCAGTCATGAGAGGGAATGCGATTGGTGCATTAGCTGTCCAATCACCAGGTGATCATGATGGCTATCCAACTAGAAAGCAATTAGAAGTATATATGAAACAACAATTAGAAGGAGTGAAGTAA
- the spxA gene encoding transcriptional regulator SpxA — MVHLYTSKSCTSCRKAKDWLEEHNITFIEKNILSEPLTIEEIKNILRMTESGTEEIISTKSKSVQELNVDLETIRLQELYKLIKNSPGLLKRPIIVDEKRLQVGFNEDEIRRFLPRRVRTNQQLYLQRMTN, encoded by the coding sequence ATGGTACACTTATATACATCAAAAAGTTGTACGTCTTGTCGTAAAGCAAAAGATTGGCTAGAAGAACACAATATTACCTTTATTGAAAAAAACATTTTATCTGAACCACTTACGATAGAGGAAATAAAAAATATTCTTCGCATGACAGAATCCGGGACAGAAGAGATTATTTCAACTAAATCGAAATCTGTCCAAGAATTAAATGTAGATCTTGAAACGATTCGACTTCAAGAACTATATAAACTAATAAAGAATTCACCAGGATTACTCAAAAGACCAATTATTGTAGATGAAAAAAGATTACAAGTTGGGTTTAATGAGGATGAAATTCGCAGATTTCTTCCACGGAGGGTACGTACAAATCAGCAATTGTACCTTCAAAGAATGACTAATTAA
- a CDS encoding LacI family DNA-binding transcriptional regulator has translation MATITMADVAKKAGVSKSTVSQFLNKRYEYMSEETRERIDAAINELGYQPNHIARSLKQKRTAMVGIIVSNIMHRHSTEISRSLEDFFNQHDMNAIICNADNDQEKERKYIEMLRAKQVDGLIIFPTGQNVELYQSMVKSGYPVVFMDRKVTDISVPSVIVNNREATKNAVNHLIENGHQKIAIVTELLTISTRLERRLGYMDALQESNLPILDEYMISSDIPAMAAQLKNLFSVKEPPTALVAGNDLVFLEVLKFAKANHIKIGERVGLIVFDNIPFADLVSPSVTTISQPSHEMGQKAAELLLKQINKEDVKKEDTVFECELFIRESTQSRFQY, from the coding sequence ATGGCAACAATTACAATGGCGGATGTCGCCAAAAAAGCAGGAGTATCAAAAAGTACAGTATCACAATTTTTAAATAAGCGCTATGAATATATGAGTGAGGAAACAAGAGAGCGAATTGATGCTGCTATTAATGAGCTTGGCTATCAGCCTAATCATATTGCAAGAAGCTTAAAACAAAAGCGAACAGCAATGGTAGGGATTATTGTCTCAAATATTATGCATCGTCATTCAACTGAAATTTCCCGTTCACTTGAGGACTTTTTTAACCAGCATGATATGAATGCCATTATCTGCAATGCCGATAATGATCAAGAAAAAGAACGAAAGTATATTGAAATGCTGCGAGCAAAGCAAGTGGATGGCTTGATCATTTTTCCAACCGGTCAAAATGTTGAGCTCTACCAATCGATGGTCAAATCAGGTTATCCAGTTGTTTTTATGGACAGGAAAGTGACGGATATTTCCGTTCCTTCTGTCATTGTAAATAATCGTGAAGCAACGAAGAATGCAGTGAATCATCTTATTGAAAATGGACATCAAAAAATAGCGATTGTAACTGAGCTATTGACGATTTCAACACGTCTTGAGCGTAGACTTGGATATATGGATGCGTTACAAGAAAGCAATCTGCCAATTTTAGATGAATATATGATAAGCAGTGACATACCAGCAATGGCAGCACAGCTTAAAAACCTATTTTCTGTGAAAGAGCCGCCAACTGCCCTTGTAGCTGGTAATGACCTCGTTTTTTTAGAAGTGTTAAAATTTGCAAAAGCAAATCATATTAAAATAGGGGAAAGAGTAGGTCTTATTGTTTTTGACAATATTCCCTTTGCAGATCTAGTCAGTCCATCGGTTACAACCATTAGCCAGCCTTCACATGAAATGGGGCAAAAAGCAGCTGAGCTTCTGTTAAAACAAATAAACAAAGAAGATGTAAAGAAGGAAGATACAGTGTTTGAGTGTGAGTTGTTTATTAGGGAATCAACACAGAGTCGTTTTCAGTACTAA
- a CDS encoding VOC family protein yields the protein MIDIKLSTSMPGLAGAGTVHHIAWRVENNQVRKVLRDDLLKNEYYPTEILDRNYFKALYFHEPGGILFEVATDDPGFTVDEKESELGKTLMLPNWLESKREELEDQLQQVTVRPMEGE from the coding sequence ATGATTGATATCAAACTTTCTACATCTATGCCCGGGTTAGCGGGAGCTGGAACTGTTCACCATATTGCTTGGAGAGTAGAAAACAATCAAGTGCGGAAAGTGTTAAGAGACGATCTTTTGAAAAATGAGTATTATCCAACTGAGATTTTGGATAGGAACTATTTTAAAGCACTCTATTTCCATGAACCAGGTGGAATTCTTTTTGAAGTAGCAACAGATGACCCAGGATTTACAGTTGATGAGAAAGAATCAGAATTAGGAAAGACGTTAATGTTACCGAATTGGTTGGAATCAAAGCGAGAAGAGCTTGAAGACCAGCTTCAACAAGTAACTGTACGTCCGATGGAGGGAGAATAA
- the hxlB gene encoding 6-phospho-3-hexuloisomerase, translated as MKTTDKIISEIQAVLLQIEEQSLENVASVLMKAKRIFVIGEGRSGFMGKSFAMRLMHLGANVYSVGETITPAIAEGDVLIAVSGSGKTKSVVWTAEKAKELNCHVIAVTTNIDSPLANVAVHVLHIPAATKYRVDGETQSVQPLGSLFDQSVHIAFDSICLLYSGLKEFGHQEAFSRHSNLE; from the coding sequence ATGAAAACAACAGATAAAATCATTTCTGAAATACAAGCAGTCTTACTGCAGATCGAAGAACAAAGCCTTGAAAACGTCGCATCAGTATTAATGAAGGCAAAAAGGATCTTTGTTATCGGAGAGGGCCGCTCAGGTTTTATGGGGAAATCATTTGCGATGCGCTTAATGCATTTAGGTGCAAACGTTTATTCTGTAGGTGAGACAATTACCCCTGCTATTGCGGAAGGTGATGTGTTAATCGCAGTGTCTGGGTCTGGAAAAACAAAGAGTGTTGTGTGGACGGCAGAAAAAGCAAAAGAACTGAACTGTCATGTCATTGCGGTAACAACAAACATAGATTCACCGCTTGCAAATGTTGCAGTACATGTTCTTCATATACCCGCTGCGACAAAATACAGAGTTGACGGTGAAACACAATCCGTACAGCCGCTTGGATCATTATTTGATCAATCTGTCCACATTGCTTTTGACAGCATTTGTTTACTTTATTCAGGATTAAAGGAATTTGGACATCAAGAGGCATTCAGCAGACACAGTAATTTGGAATAG
- a CDS encoding MFS transporter: MQNTLAKQRWLRLIPVVFITYSLAYLDRANYGFGAAAGMAQDLQITPAISSLLGSLFFLGYFFFQIPGAHYAENKSAKKLVFWSLILWGGLATATGLVSHVGWLFVIRFALGVVESAVMPAMLVFLSHWFTKAERSRANTFLILGNPATVLWMSILSGYLLEAYGWRWMFIIEGLPAVIWAFIWWKIVNDNPKDAKWLSDREKALLQEELDKEQQGLAPVKNYAEAFKSKPVILLCAQYALWSVGVYGFVMWLPSIINAAPNMDIVKTGWLSSVPYILSIVLMLTVSFFSDKLQNRNAFVWPFLLIGALAFYGSYLIGTSNFWLSFTLLVIAGGAMYAPYGPFFAIIPEILPRNVAGGAMALINSMGALGSFAGSYVVGYLNGATGGFGASYIFMAGSLLLSAIFTIWAVKAAKKQRSTNDKKAIA, translated from the coding sequence ATGCAAAATACGTTGGCAAAACAAAGATGGCTTCGTTTAATTCCAGTTGTATTTATTACATATAGTCTTGCTTATTTAGATCGTGCAAACTATGGCTTTGGTGCTGCAGCAGGTATGGCTCAAGATTTACAAATTACACCTGCAATCTCATCTTTACTAGGATCCTTGTTTTTCCTTGGTTATTTCTTTTTCCAAATACCTGGAGCACATTACGCAGAAAATAAAAGTGCAAAAAAACTTGTGTTTTGGTCATTAATCTTATGGGGCGGACTTGCGACTGCTACTGGACTCGTCAGCCATGTCGGGTGGTTATTTGTTATCAGATTTGCTCTTGGTGTTGTTGAAAGCGCTGTTATGCCGGCGATGCTTGTCTTCCTGAGTCACTGGTTTACAAAAGCTGAGCGCTCACGTGCCAATACATTTTTAATTCTTGGTAATCCAGCAACCGTTTTATGGATGTCGATTCTTTCAGGTTATTTATTAGAAGCATATGGTTGGAGATGGATGTTTATCATCGAAGGTCTGCCAGCAGTAATTTGGGCATTTATTTGGTGGAAAATCGTAAATGATAATCCAAAAGATGCAAAGTGGCTTTCAGATCGTGAAAAAGCATTGTTACAAGAAGAGCTTGATAAAGAACAGCAAGGCTTAGCACCAGTTAAAAACTATGCAGAGGCATTTAAATCAAAACCAGTTATCTTACTTTGTGCACAATATGCGCTATGGAGTGTTGGTGTATACGGTTTTGTTATGTGGCTTCCTTCGATTATTAATGCGGCACCAAATATGGATATTGTCAAAACAGGCTGGTTATCCTCTGTACCTTATATTTTATCGATCGTTCTAATGTTAACAGTTTCATTCTTCTCTGATAAATTGCAAAATCGAAATGCATTTGTTTGGCCGTTTTTATTAATAGGTGCTCTAGCATTCTATGGATCCTATTTAATCGGAACAAGTAATTTTTGGCTATCATTTACTTTATTAGTTATTGCAGGCGGAGCAATGTATGCACCATATGGACCATTCTTTGCGATCATTCCAGAAATTCTTCCACGTAATGTTGCAGGAGGAGCGATGGCATTGATTAACAGCATGGGTGCATTAGGATCATTTGCAGGGTCTTATGTTGTTGGCTATTTAAATGGCGCTACAGGCGGATTTGGCGCATCATATATTTTCATGGCAGGATCCCTATTATTATCAGCCATCTTTACAATTTGGGCAGTAAAAGCTGCTAAAAAACAACGTAGCACAAACGATAAGAAGGCGATTGCATAA